The Anopheles maculipalpis chromosome 3RL, idAnoMacuDA_375_x, whole genome shotgun sequence genomic sequence AGCGCTTCCACGTTCAAAAGATCGACCGATACGGGGTTCCGAATTTGCAAACATTCGCACATACAAAAAGATGGCTGTTTTTGGACCTTGGAAGAACCCCTAGTAAGCTCAATCTTGATCATACCAAATTTGAAACAGCGCACGCAAGCCGGGATAGCCAGGCAAAATTCAGAAGTAATCCACTGCCTACCGACATGCGCCCGATCGGGACGCGATAATCGATCTCCGGTCAAAACGATCGGTTCCAGTTCAATTTCTCTTCCATAACCTCCAAAAGAGCAGGTCTCCCTCTTTGATCGCCGCTAATCGGTTATGGATGGGTCTATGGTCggtaagcttctttttttcttcttcttttcaccCAGCGTCTAAGATTTTCGAGGGTGACCGCAGGGCCCCTTTCTTCCTCGACATCCTCAAGGGGAAATCGATCACCCGACCAAGCTCGCCGACGAGGTTAACCTTCACGTTGGTGGTGCGTAGCGAAGTAAGCTGCACTACAATCCTTAGCTTTTTCCCCCTTGTGCTTTAGTTACCGTTGTGTACTGTTGTTTCCATCGCATCTTCGCTGTACCCACGGCGTAAATTTGGCGCAAGATAAGACACGGTTGTTTGTCTCGTCGTCGTGTTGGCGCTCTTGTGCGCTAACTGTACCGCACCAGCAGTGTAAGGAGAGTTTTGTAGGAGAGTTTTTGGAATTGTAGTAACGCACAAAAGTAATTTAATaatcatcaatcaatcatttgTAATGCCTGACATGTTCGgatctctttcttcttctcgtcGAAGCAATCTGGTCCAGCTTCTGTGGCATCGGGTGGTTTTGgtgtagttttttgttgtgtgaagattgttctgattttttttctgggacattttgttttttttttaccccactgttgttcatttttctttccctcgtGGTACTTCCAATGGCTTAGCGAGGTTGTCCTTAGGTGGGATCTTTGGTGAATGGAAGCTGGAGGTCGGTCCGATCGATTGATGAGTGGTGTGAAGATGAAGTGCTTCAATGGGTATTTGGTACCTTAATGCGGTCGAAAGCGGTCTGGGTCTGATTTTCTGGTAGCCTTCACAAAGTCTGTGTTGAAGTAAGCTCTTGAAGTTAGGAGAAACGCACGCATCCAGAAACCTAAAAACTGGAAATGGTTGAACTTATTTCAGTTGTTTTAATGATCAACCATGAATTGAGCTAGATTTGTAGGCTCTAAGCAAGGATCTTGTAGGATCTTGAGCTTATTCTGATCAAGTATCTTCACAAAGCACCCGTCATCACAAACGGTGGTGACAATACGGTATTGAAccgaaataattaattaaaaataaaatatttccaccAATAACAAGTCTCTTAAAAACTTCATTGACGTGTTTCGGCACAAAAATCGAGCCAAATCGTGCTAAGCAAGTGTCCTAATTCGTCTGCCACTTACATCTGAAGCTCTGTATGGTGTGCTATCTAGGAAAAAGGATAACGATCAAAGGCAACGGCATGGAAAAGCTCACCAGACCACTCGTGCCACCTTTTTGCTATTCTGGTTGAAATATCTCCCATTCTGAATCCAATGATCGGAATCAAATCCAGCACCATTCAAGCTACAGATGCCACACAGTAGCCGTTGTTCGAACACCAAAGTAACATGCACCACGTTTCGTTGCCTTACCCCATTCCCCCAAGGGAAACGCCATCCATTCCATATGTCGATGTGaatttaaaatgtaatttcaaacgaaacgaaaaacggaCGATCCCGCGCTTGTTCGACAATATAAAGCCAGCgaacagaaacaaaagcaaacagacgatcaaacaaaaaaaaaccagcaagGAGTAATTAAACGGGAATGTCCACCCGGTTGGTCTGGATGCGCGAAACCTGTTCGCCCGTTCGGGGCGAACGTACGTGGAATTGGCATTTTGGCTCCACTTGCAAACAGCATCATCGTGTTTCGGGACCGGGTGAGTATGCTCGAGGGAGCAGCTATCTGTGCTTGCGTTGGCGGTCGCAAGCCACCACCGTTTGACAAGTTCTGCAAGGTCTGCCGACCGTGTTTATGCATATTATGCAAAAATTCTTTATTCGCCCCGTTGTCAAAAGTCGATAATTCTTTCGATTAATTAGTGAactgttttggtttgcttttcgaGCTAAACTTCAGCCTGCCGGGTGGGACGTCTTTCCGCCGAGAAGCTTTATGCGATCGTTGACCGTTGGATCATCGTTCACGCGAGCGCCTTCCGAGCGccaccaacgccaccaccaccggatgCAGcggagtgtaaaaaaaaagccctgaCAGCTGCTTGAGCTTCGTGTGGGCGTCCGTGATACCACACACCGGTGCTGGTGCCAATCATGTGGTTCCGTCTACCGGCAACACCAGCAGTGGACATATCCTTTCGGGGTACAATTTTACGGTCTCCGAATTGGTGTGACGTTTGGGTGCGATTTTTTCGGGTAGCGCCGATATTTTATGCACTTTTAAACGGTGTTGTGGTGCTACTGTCCATTCCGATGGGCAGGGTGAACGGCACATAATTAGACACCGGCGGTTGGATCGTTACCTTTATGCGAGGGAACCTCGTATCGTTAAGAAAGCACCTTTGCCGGAGAGTGTAGTGACCAATGGAATCAGCTTCTCGATTACGCAAATGAGCACCGAAGGGAAATGGTGACTTGCTGGCAAAGGATGGAACCGTGCAGTTGTTTTACGATCCAACATTTTATACCTTTTTAATATGTTCCACAACTGCGGATGGCAGGTTCGGATGGTATGGTAATGGTCACACACATTTACCACGAATAATTTCACCACAATAAAGTGTAGTGACAGTTTATTGTAGCAAAAGGAGTGAAATTTAACGCGAAATGGAACAAGCGGAGGCACTTTTCTCACAACCTGACTCAACCATGTACTTAAATTCTTTCTTCTCAATCGGAATGCGGGTCAAACGTCTCACACCGTAGTAGACGTTATTGGCTACGTCGTAGCAATCCTACGCCTATCGTGTACGCGAATCACTCCCGACAGCTGTCACTCAAACTGACCCGACACTGGATTATGCGACAGCTCCCGATGACGGAGCCATAAGAAAGGGGCACAAAACCGCTCACACCCGGTAATGCACCAAAGTATAGACCATCTCGTACCTTATCGAAAGCGTACCGTTAAGATACTGCAATCAATGCACACTGCAACTCTTATCAAATTTTGACCGATGACGATTGACTAATCGCAAAGTTTGAAGATCAATATTtcatgccccccccccccccccccccttccagCGCACCTTTTCAAGTtcggggttttgtttgctttgtttgagcacttttgttaaaaatatctGACCTACTGTGCCAAAAACTCTCGAGATGAGTTTGCCAATTCGAGACGGGTTGGCGCCGTCTACCACTTATGAAGCCGATGAAGCCGCCGGAGGATAATGGCAAAGGAATTCCCTATCGTGATAAGATTATGGCTGAACAAGCGTTCTACTTGTTGAGTATATATACTTTCAAGCGGCAGTATAGAAGGCATAATCAACTGCAAGCCTTTCACAAGTGTAACAACCAAAGTTCCAACGATTAAATTGCATCAAAATGCATACAACATATCTTACGATTTTTGCCTTCCTGTTTGGTGTTGTGCTGGGTAAGAATATACATCAGTGGATCAGGTGTTCTTTTCTGAAGACCAGGAATTAAATCAAGGAGCATTTTCCAACAGCTATTCCAGCCCCATCAACGCTTCTTCTGGACGATGCTCCCGATCGTCGCATTGTCAACGGAACGGATGCGTCCATTCTTGACTATCCCTTCATGATATCGCTGCGCGGTAGTACCGGAGGGCATTCGTGTGGTGGTAGCATCCTGTCCGAACGGTGGATTCTGACGGCCGCCCACTGCGTGGGTTCGACCACACCGTTCCTACAAACGATCCAGGCCGGACGTACCAACATATCCCGCGATGTAGATGATTCGGTGTACGCTATTGAGCAGGTGATCTCCCACCCGCAGTACGATTCTCGCAACAGCTTCCTGAACGATATCGCGCTGCTGAAGCTGCAACGTCCCCTCGAGTTCAGTGACAGCGTTTACCCGGTGCGTTTACCCGAACCGTTGTTCGAGGTGGAGGACAATTTGGATGATTTGGGCGTGACGCTGATCGGATGGGGTCTTACGGCAACGGGTGGATCGGCACCAACTACACTGCAGCGCGTTGACTATTACGTCGTACCGAACGAGGAATGTGATGCGATTCACACGAGCACGATCTATCCTTCGCACATCTGTGCTGCCATCCCCGGCGGTGGCAAGGGACAGTGCAGCGTAAGTTGGCGTTTGATCGATCAACTAGGGTAGTCGCGTGGCCAGGGGATTCCTAACgaagtgtttttgcttttaacaGGGTGATTCTGGTGGTCCGCTGCTTCATCACGGCGTTCAGGTGGGCATCGTTTCGTGGAGCATCAAACCGTGCGG encodes the following:
- the LOC126565953 gene encoding trypsin-like, translated to MHTTYLTIFAFLFGVVLAIPAPSTLLLDDAPDRRIVNGTDASILDYPFMISLRGSTGGHSCGGSILSERWILTAAHCVGSTTPFLQTIQAGRTNISRDVDDSVYAIEQVISHPQYDSRNSFLNDIALLKLQRPLEFSDSVYPVRLPEPLFEVEDNLDDLGVTLIGWGLTATGGSAPTTLQRVDYYVVPNEECDAIHTSTIYPSHICAAIPGGGKGQCSGDSGGPLLHHGVQVGIVSWSIKPCGVAPYPGVLTKVSHHMEFIQKHTGILNLQEVPKELRSCTACGEPISDKFLLDVGGCSWHSACLRCCICHTPLDHQPSCFLRERQIYCKTDYTKTFGTKCARCSRTISATDWVRRARDLIFHLACFACDSCGRQLSTGEQFALVDDKVLCKTHYSEMFDCGTSSDDGCEADGYQKNNKTKRVRTTFTEEQLQILQANFNIDSNPDGQDLERIASVTEKARSRYDFVSDQTG